DNA from Deltaproteobacteria bacterium:
AATATTTATATGGGCCGCCCGGCGGTAGGCCGCCAGCCTCTTTTCAAGCACCTGAGGCACCTCCTTTATTGTGTCCGCGCCGGTAAGAGACGGCCGGTTATCATCGGCTGCCAGGCGGGCCTGAATCGTTTCCGCGTCGGCCTGGAGCCAGATAAGACATCCGGTGGCCCGCAGCCTGGCCACGTTTTCCGGCTCAAGGACCACCCCGCCGCCGGTGGCAATGACGTGATGATCCAGGGAACAAACCCGCGCCACCGCCATTTTTTCCAGATGGCGGAAATGATCCCAGCCTCCAGCGGCCACGATCTCAGGGATCGTCTGCCTTGCTTCCTGCTGAATCAAATCATCCGTGTCTAGAAGGGGCCAGTGGAGCTGTTTTGAGAGCAGCGCACCCACCGATGATTTGCCAGTGGCCCGGTATCCGATGAGGACCAGATTCATGAGCTCAGCCTGGCAAAGAGTCCCCAAAAATCGGGAAACGACTTCACCACGCAGTCCGGATCAAGGATTTTTATTTCCGGCCTGACCAGCCGGGCCACGGCAAAGCTCATGGCCAGACGGTGATCGTGATGCGGGTCAACGATCCCTCTGTTGATACTCCCGCCTTTGATTTTAAGTCCATCATCTTTAACCTCAACGCAAACACCAAGCTTTTGCAGCTCAGCCCCAAGATCAACCAGGCGATCGCTTTCTTTGTAATGCAGATGCGCCACGTTCCGGATGGAAGTCTGCCCCTTGGCCAACGCAGCCAGGATAGCCAGGGTGGGCACCTGGTCAGGCATGGCGTTCATATCCACCTCAATGCCTGATAGAGCGCCGCCCCTGACCGCCACCCATTTCC
Protein-coding regions in this window:
- a CDS encoding shikimate kinase → MNLVLIGYRATGKSSVGALLSKQLHWPLLDTDDLIQQEARQTIPEIVAAGGWDHFRHLEKMAVARVCSLDHHVIATGGGVVLEPENVARLRATGCLIWLQADAETIQARLAADDNRPSLTGADTIKEVPQVLEKRLAAYRRAAHINIDTSGLSPAQIAERILRLLPEPGCGVKT